The Klebsiella quasivariicola region CAGCGCTGCGCAAAAATCCGTCAGCAACGCCTGACGCACTCCTCAGGCCGGCCCTACGGGGCCGGCTTGTTTTTTGTCCAATCCCCGCCCCAGCAGAACAAAATCCCCTTTTCTGAATGCGCGATGTCCCATAACGTGAGCGTGTTCTTTGAAATCACGTCGCTTTCCGGTCCATAGTGTAGTCAGGTTTACTATGTGGTTAATATAAGGACACACCTATGCCAGCAGTCATTGATAAAGCATTGGATTTCATCGGTGGTATGAATACGTCTGAGCCAGTACCACAGTCTATGGATGAAAGTACCGCGAAGGGAATTCTCAAATATTTGAAAGAACTGGGCGTACCAGCCTCCCCGGCCGACGTCGCTGCGCGGGGCCAACAGCAGGGCTGGAGCGCCGGGTTTACCGATAAAGTAGCGGAATGGGCTGAACGGGTCGCCGCGGGTGAACGGCTGGTGATTAAGCATCCGGAATTCTTTTCCACCTATATGCAGGAGGAGCTGCGCGCTCTGGTGTAATCGCCGCGTATCAACCCCGCGCTTTCTGTTTAATGCCTTCCCCACCGGGGAAGGCATTTTTGTTACTGGCCGCGGTAGCCGCCGCCCAGGGCTTTGATCAGGGTAATGTCGGTGCTCAGCCGCTGGGCTTCAATGTCCAGCAGCAACAGCTGCTGGGCGAGAACCGCCCGCCGGGCCTCTTCGGCGGCGTAGCGGCTGAGCAGGCCGCGCTGATAATGGGCGCGGGCGCTGTCGGTGGTGGTCTGCGCCGCGGTGACTTTTAGCTGCTGCAGCGCACGCTGCTGGTTCAGATCGTTAAGCTGGCTGGAGCTGATGGCGACATCGCGAACTGCGTCCAGCACCGCCTGGTTGTACTGTTTGATCAGGATGTTGCTGGCGGTACGCACCGACTGCAGGTTGGCGTTCAGACGACCGCCGTCGAAGATCGGCAGATACAGCCCGGGCAGCAGGTTGATCTGCTGGAAAGAGGACTTAAACAGATCCCCGACGCTCAGGGCGTTATAGCCCCAGAACGCTTTGATATCAAAATGGGGATAGAAGGCCGCTTTCGCCGCATCGACCTGGCTCAGGGAGGCAGTCACGTAGCCGCGCAGCGCCTGCAGGTCCGGACGGCGGGCCAGCAGCTCGAAAGAGAGCGACGGCGGCAGCGTCTCCTGGAGCGCCGGCAGCGCCACCGGATGGATCGCCGGCATGCTCTGCGCATCAGCGCCGATCAGCGCCCGCAGGGTTTCACGATACTGGGTCAGCATCCCCTCGGCGCTAATGATCTGCTGGCGGGCGGCGAGCTGCTCAGCCCGGGCATTGGCCACATCCACACTGTCTTCCACGCCGCGTTGGGTCCGGTGCTCATGGGCCGCTACCGAGAATTGGGCAATACCCTCCAGCTCCTGCAGCAGCGCGATTTTCTGGAACGTCGCCTGCATGGCGAAATAGAGCTGCGCCACGCTGCTGGCGATATCAAGCTCAATGCCGGCGGTCTCCGCCAGCCGGGCATTTTTCTCGCCAATGGCGGCGGCGACCCGGGCGCGATCGGCTCCCCAGAGATCGATATTCAGCTGCGCCCCGACGCCAACGGTATTCAGCGTATACCAGGGACCATTCTTATCCACCGGCAGGGAGTACGAGTAGGGCCAGCTAAAGGATTTGTCGGTGATCCGCAGGCGGTTTTGCGCCGCGACGGCGGTGGCCTGCAGGCCCATCGCCGAGCGGGCGAGCTCCACCGTGGACTGCGACTGGGAGATACGCAGTCGGGCGGCCTGCATGGTCGGCGAGTTCTGCAGCGCCCGGTTGATCAACATGTTGAGCTGAGGATCATCATAGGCCTCCCACCAGCGGGCTGCCGGCCAGTCGCTGTTCGCCAGGTGGATCACCTGCGCCAGCTGGGCCTGCTGCGGATTGACGATGGCGACCTGGGCCGGCTCATCCTGGATCAGCGCGCAGCCGCTGAGCAGCGTTAGCGTCAGGGTAAAGAGAGTCGCGCGCAGTCGCGCGGGGAAAGGAAGCATCATCATGACGTTTTAGCCTGTTGCTCAGTCGGGCCCCAGTCGGGCAGGGTGGCCAGCGCGGCAGCCAGCGCCGGACCAAAGGGGTTACTGACATCGGCGGCCAGCGTCCCGTCAGGTGCGGCCGCCTCCTGTTCGATACGTTCGGCGTAGCGCCGCAGCTGCTCGGCGCAGCGGGCCAGCGTCGGGTCTCCCGGCGCGGCGTTGAGCCGGTAGCCTTCGCTGAGGCGGGCGATCTCCTCGGCCTGAGCAAGGGTGGCGCGCATCGGCCAGTCTTTCGCCTGTGGCCAGGGATGGGCCCAGGTGCCCAGCGGTTCAGCGCGAACCCGATGGAGCAGCGCTTCGCTGTCGGTGAAGGCGACAAACAGGGGCGCCAGCGGAACCGCCTCCTTCGGGGCGGCGAGGCAGTCCGCCAGTCGGCGATAAAGTGCCGCAAGGCGGGATTTCAACTGCGGCGCTTCGCTGTCCGGCCAGAGATAGAGATGAACGATGGAGGAGACCAGCACCCCGAGCAGAATGCCGAGTACCCGATCCCGCAGCTCGGTGAGGTTGGTCAGCGGGCCAAACCAGCTGAGGAAGGCCAGCGCAAAGGTGAAGCCAATCTGGATCCCGGCGTAGGCGATACGCTCCGAGCCGGCGGCGATCCAGGCCGCCAGCGCCAGCACCGGCAGGGACATCGCCAGCAGGCCGGACAGCGAATCGGTCCAGGGCTGAACAAAGACAATTAACAGCAGCGCCAGCAGGGTGGCGAGCAGCGCCCCGCCGATGCGCAACCATGTCTTTTGCATCGTGGCGCCCAGCCCCGGCTGGGCGACGATGACGCAGCTCAGCATAATGGTGTGCAGTCCCTGCCAGTCGGCAGCGGTATAGAAGACATAGCAGATTAGCGTCGCCAGCAGGGTCTTGAGCGCAAAATGGAGATAGGCCGGGTTGCGCCAGGCGTCCGGCGCCAGCAGAGGCGCCTTCTCCACTTCCCCCTGCGGCAGGGCAACGGGCTCACCCTGCGCCAGCTGCTGCAGAAGGGAAGCCATCTCCTGCAGAACCGCGCGATTAATGCCACGACCGCTGAGCGCCAGGGGAGGAATCGCGCCGTCAAACGGCCCCTCGCTAAGGGCGTTCTTTAGCTGCAGTACCGCCTGCGACAGCTGCTGGCGATCGTCGCTATCCGCTTCGTCCGCTTGCAGCAGGGCCGCCAGCTGATAGCAGCGCAGGGTGGCGGCCAGCCGCGAGCGCCAGGCCTGCGGTTCGGCGGCGATCTCCGGCGTCGCCCGGCTAGCCTGGGCGAACAGCGACTGCAGCTGGTTGAACTGTGCGGCGGTCTCGCCGAACGTGGGCGGCGTTTCCGCGCCCGGGGCTGCCAGCCGGCTGGCGACTGCCTGCAGCATCTCCGCCAGACGCGCCTTAAACTGGTTGCCGGGGAAAGCTTGCTGAAAACAGGCGTTGACCAGCAGGGTAACCAGGATTGCGGTGTTAATCGCCACCCACAGCCAGAGCAGCAGCCGCACCAGGATCTCGCTCTGACTGGTCATTGACGGGAAGGTCTGAGCGTAAATCACCGCCAGCGCCACCACGAAAAAAGCCAGCCCCAGCTTGCCCAGCACCCGCATCAGATAGAGGGCGCAGAAAAAGAGCGCCACCGAGGCGGCCAGGCGGATCAGCGGGTAGTCATAGGTCCACTTGATGATCAGCAACACGCCGCCGAGCGCCACGGTGACGGTGACAAAAAAGACCACGCTGACCAGCTTGATCATCAGCACGTTAGGCTGGCTAACGTAGAACACGACGATCAGCGCAACGGCCAGAAAGGGGATCTGCAGGGTCATAAACAGGGTGATGAGCACCGCACAGCTCAGCGTCAGGCGCAGCGTGTAGCTGGCGCGTCCCGGCGCGTCGCGCAGTTCCTGGCGTAAAAAATCGGCGAAAGGAAACATCGCGTTGTCCGGCTACGGCTGCAGCACGGCGCTGGCCGAGGCGCCCATGCGGAACAGCTCTGGATCGGGATCGCTGACGGCGATTTTCACCGGGAAGCGCTGCGAGACGTGAACCCAGTTAATGCTTTTCTGGATCAGCGGCAGCCCTTCAATGACGCTCCCGCCTTCGGGAAGAACGCCGGAGCCGACCGAATCCACCACGCCGTTAAAGGCGCGGTTGTGGTTGGTCATCACGGTGATCCGCGCCGCCACGCCGGGGCGCACGTTGTTCAGATCGGTTTCGCGGAAGTTCGCGATCACATACCAGCGATCGTCATCCAGCAGGGTGAAGACCGGCTTCAGCGCTGAAGCGTACTGACCGACGGTGGTTTTCAGCGCCACCACTACGCCGTTGAACGGCGCCCGCACTTCGGTAAATTCCAGATGCAGTTCGGCGAGGGCGATTTGCGCCAGGATCCCGGCGCGTTGCGCCACCATGGCATCCACGCCGGTCACGGCGGCCGAGGCCTGTCTGGCCTGCAGCAGCGTGGCCTCCAGCTCCGCACGCGCCGCTTTCTCGGCGGTGCGTGCCTGATCGAGATCTTCCTGGGAGGCAAACCCCTGCGGCACCAGCGGCTCAAGGCGGGTGCGCGTGGAGGTGGTCTGCTTGACCAGCGCTCTGGCGCGCTCGACGGCGGCCGCCACCGACTGGGCGTTATACTCCTGCGCTTTGATGGTGCGCTGGGTCAGCATGATCTGCGCGTCGAGGGTCGTCAGCCGCGCTTTCGCGTCATCGAGCATCGCCTGATAGGGACGGGGGTCGATGCGGAACAGCAGATCGCCTTTTTTCACCCGCTGGTTATCGCGTATGGGCATCTCCACGATGCGTCCGCTAACCTCGGGCACCACATCGATGGTATCGGCATAGACATAGGCGTCATTGGTCTCCGGCGAGGTTTGCAACTGCCAGATAACCAGGATCAGCGCCAGGATAGCGGCAAGGACCAGCGCCAGCAGGGGCCACTTTTTGCGTAACAG contains the following coding sequences:
- the mdtO gene encoding multidrug efflux transporter permease subunit MdtO, with translation MFPFADFLRQELRDAPGRASYTLRLTLSCAVLITLFMTLQIPFLAVALIVVFYVSQPNVLMIKLVSVVFFVTVTVALGGVLLIIKWTYDYPLIRLAASVALFFCALYLMRVLGKLGLAFFVVALAVIYAQTFPSMTSQSEILVRLLLWLWVAINTAILVTLLVNACFQQAFPGNQFKARLAEMLQAVASRLAAPGAETPPTFGETAAQFNQLQSLFAQASRATPEIAAEPQAWRSRLAATLRCYQLAALLQADEADSDDRQQLSQAVLQLKNALSEGPFDGAIPPLALSGRGINRAVLQEMASLLQQLAQGEPVALPQGEVEKAPLLAPDAWRNPAYLHFALKTLLATLICYVFYTAADWQGLHTIMLSCVIVAQPGLGATMQKTWLRIGGALLATLLALLLIVFVQPWTDSLSGLLAMSLPVLALAAWIAAGSERIAYAGIQIGFTFALAFLSWFGPLTNLTELRDRVLGILLGVLVSSIVHLYLWPDSEAPQLKSRLAALYRRLADCLAAPKEAVPLAPLFVAFTDSEALLHRVRAEPLGTWAHPWPQAKDWPMRATLAQAEEIARLSEGYRLNAAPGDPTLARCAEQLRRYAERIEQEAAAPDGTLAADVSNPFGPALAAALATLPDWGPTEQQAKTS
- a CDS encoding DUF1889 family protein, giving the protein MPAVIDKALDFIGGMNTSEPVPQSMDESTAKGILKYLKELGVPASPADVAARGQQQGWSAGFTDKVAEWAERVAAGERLVIKHPEFFSTYMQEELRALV
- the mdtN gene encoding multidrug transporter subunit MdtN, with amino-acid sequence MTTSRTPLLRKKWPLLALVLAAILALILVIWQLQTSPETNDAYVYADTIDVVPEVSGRIVEMPIRDNQRVKKGDLLFRIDPRPYQAMLDDAKARLTTLDAQIMLTQRTIKAQEYNAQSVAAAVERARALVKQTTSTRTRLEPLVPQGFASQEDLDQARTAEKAARAELEATLLQARQASAAVTGVDAMVAQRAGILAQIALAELHLEFTEVRAPFNGVVVALKTTVGQYASALKPVFTLLDDDRWYVIANFRETDLNNVRPGVAARITVMTNHNRAFNGVVDSVGSGVLPEGGSVIEGLPLIQKSINWVHVSQRFPVKIAVSDPDPELFRMGASASAVLQP
- a CDS encoding MdtP family multidrug efflux transporter outer membrane subunit; protein product: MMMLPFPARLRATLFTLTLTLLSGCALIQDEPAQVAIVNPQQAQLAQVIHLANSDWPAARWWEAYDDPQLNMLINRALQNSPTMQAARLRISQSQSTVELARSAMGLQATAVAAQNRLRITDKSFSWPYSYSLPVDKNGPWYTLNTVGVGAQLNIDLWGADRARVAAAIGEKNARLAETAGIELDIASSVAQLYFAMQATFQKIALLQELEGIAQFSVAAHEHRTQRGVEDSVDVANARAEQLAARQQIISAEGMLTQYRETLRALIGADAQSMPAIHPVALPALQETLPPSLSFELLARRPDLQALRGYVTASLSQVDAAKAAFYPHFDIKAFWGYNALSVGDLFKSSFQQINLLPGLYLPIFDGGRLNANLQSVRTASNILIKQYNQAVLDAVRDVAISSSQLNDLNQQRALQQLKVTAAQTTTDSARAHYQRGLLSRYAAEEARRAVLAQQLLLLDIEAQRLSTDITLIKALGGGYRGQ